In one window of Pseudomonas chlororaphis subsp. chlororaphis DNA:
- a CDS encoding single-stranded DNA-binding protein — protein MARGVNKVILVGTCGQDPEVRYLPNGNAVTNLSLATSEQWTDKQTGQKVEKTEWHRVSMFGKVAEIAGEYLRKGSQVYIEGKLQTREWEKDGIKRYTTEIIVDMQGTMQLLGGRPQGDQGQGMGNSAPRPQQSRPQPSQAPQRESRPAPQQSSPQPAQNFDDSFDDDIPF, from the coding sequence ATGGCCCGTGGGGTTAACAAAGTCATATTGGTCGGCACTTGCGGCCAGGATCCTGAAGTTCGCTACCTGCCTAACGGTAACGCCGTGACCAACCTGAGTCTGGCCACCAGCGAACAATGGACCGACAAGCAGACCGGTCAGAAGGTCGAGAAGACCGAGTGGCACCGTGTGTCGATGTTCGGCAAGGTTGCGGAAATCGCCGGCGAGTACCTGCGCAAAGGCTCGCAGGTCTACATCGAAGGCAAGCTGCAGACCCGCGAGTGGGAAAAAGACGGCATCAAGCGTTACACCACTGAAATCATCGTCGACATGCAGGGCACCATGCAGCTGCTGGGCGGCCGTCCTCAGGGCGACCAGGGTCAGGGCATGGGCAACTCCGCGCCACGTCCGCAGCAGTCGCGTCCGCAGCCTTCGCAGGCGCCACAACGTGAATCGCGTCCAGCGCCTCAGCAGTCCTCGCCACAGCCGGCGCAGAACTTCGACGACAGCTTCGATGACGATATTCCGTTCTGA
- a CDS encoding MFS transporter, with translation MHDPHSERMSGAETRAASGLALVFAFRMLGMFMVLPVLATYGMDLAGATPALIGLAIGAYGLTQAIFQIPFGIISDRIGRRPVIYLGLIVFALGSVLAANADSIWGVIAGRILQGAGAISAAVMALLSDLTREQHRTKAMAMIGMTIGLSFAVAMVAGPLLTRAFGLPGLFFATGGMALLGIFIVAFMVPHSTGPLQHRESGVARQALLPTLKHPDLLRLDLGIFVLHAMLMSSFVALPLALVEKAGLPKEQHWWVYLTALLISFFAMIPFIIYGEKKRKMKRVLLGAVSTLLLTELFFWEFGDNLQALVIGTVVFFTAFNLLEASLPSLISKVSPAGGKGTAMGVYSTSQFLGSALGGILGGWLFQHGGLSVVFLGCAGLAALWLAFAVTMREPPYVTSLRLPLSPEAIREAGLVERLKAVVGVTDAVMVAEEAAIYIKLDTELLDRATLEQLVNPARSACEA, from the coding sequence ATGCATGATCCCCACAGCGAGCGCATGAGTGGCGCCGAGACCCGCGCGGCAAGCGGTCTGGCCCTGGTGTTCGCCTTCCGTATGCTTGGCATGTTCATGGTGTTGCCGGTCCTGGCGACCTATGGGATGGACCTGGCGGGAGCGACCCCGGCCCTGATCGGGTTGGCGATCGGCGCTTACGGCCTGACCCAGGCGATTTTCCAGATCCCGTTCGGGATCATTTCCGACCGCATCGGCCGTCGCCCGGTGATTTACCTGGGGCTGATCGTCTTTGCCCTGGGCAGTGTGCTGGCGGCCAACGCCGATTCGATCTGGGGCGTGATCGCCGGGCGCATCCTGCAGGGTGCCGGGGCGATTTCCGCGGCGGTCATGGCGCTGTTGTCGGACCTGACCCGCGAGCAGCACCGCACCAAGGCCATGGCCATGATCGGCATGACCATCGGCCTGTCCTTTGCCGTGGCCATGGTGGCCGGCCCGCTGCTGACCCGCGCTTTCGGCTTGCCCGGGCTGTTCTTCGCCACCGGCGGCATGGCGCTGCTGGGCATTTTCATCGTCGCCTTCATGGTGCCGCACTCGACCGGCCCGTTGCAGCACCGCGAATCCGGGGTCGCGCGCCAGGCCCTGTTGCCGACGCTCAAGCACCCGGACCTGCTGCGCCTGGATCTTGGTATCTTCGTGTTGCACGCGATGCTGATGTCGAGCTTCGTCGCCTTGCCGCTGGCCCTGGTGGAAAAAGCCGGCCTGCCCAAGGAGCAGCACTGGTGGGTCTACCTCACCGCGTTGTTGATCTCCTTCTTCGCCATGATCCCGTTCATCATCTACGGCGAGAAGAAACGCAAAATGAAACGAGTTCTGCTGGGCGCGGTCAGTACGCTGCTGCTCACCGAGCTATTCTTCTGGGAGTTCGGCGACAACCTGCAGGCGCTGGTGATCGGCACGGTGGTGTTCTTCACCGCGTTCAACCTGCTGGAAGCTTCGCTGCCGTCGCTGATCAGCAAGGTTTCACCGGCCGGCGGCAAGGGCACGGCCATGGGGGTCTATTCCACCAGCCAGTTCCTCGGTTCGGCGCTGGGCGGCATTCTCGGCGGCTGGTTGTTCCAGCATGGCGGTTTGTCGGTTGTATTCCTGGGTTGCGCAGGGTTGGCTGCACTCTGGCTGGCCTTTGCTGTTACCATGCGCGAACCACCTTACGTGACGAGCCTGCGCTTGCCGTTATCGCCCGAAGCGATCCGCGAAGCCGGTCTGGTCGAGCGCCTGAAGGCCGTTGTTGGGGTAACAGATGCAGTGATGGTGGCCGAAGAAGCCGCCATTTACATCAAATTGGACACCGAATTATTGGATCGCGCGACCCTCGAGCAGCTGGTCAACCCAGCCCGATCGGCGTGCGAAGCCTAG
- the uvrA gene encoding excinuclease ABC subunit UvrA, with amino-acid sequence MDKILIRGARTHNLKNIDLTLPRDKLIVITGLSGSGKSSLAFDTLYAEGQRRYVESLSAYARQFLSMMEKPDVDTIEGLSPAISIEQKSTSHNPRSTVGTITEIYDYLRLLYARVGTPRCPDHDIPLEAQTVSQMVDLVLAQPEGSKLMLLAPVIRERKGEHLSVFEELRAQGFVRARVNGKLYELDELPKLDKQKKHSIDVVVDRFKVRADLQQRLAESFETALKLADGIALVAPMDDEPGEEIIFSARFACPICGHAISELEPKLFSFNNPAGACPTCDGLGVKQFFDIKRLVNGELTLAEGAIRGWDRRNVYYFQMLGSLASHYGFSLEVPFNQLPADQQKVILNGSGTQNVDFKYLNDRGDIVKRSHPFEGIVPNLERRYRETESATVREELAKFLSTQPCPDCRGTRLRREARHVWVGEKTLPAVTSLPIGDATDYFGTLSLTGRRGEIADKILKEIRERLQFLVNVGLDYLTLDRSADTLSGGEAQRIRLASQIGAGLVGVMYILDEPSIGLHQRDNDRLLGTLKHLRDIGNTVIVVEHDEDAIRLADYVVDIGPGAGVHGGQIVAEGTPDEVMSHPDSLTGKYLSGRVKIAVPAKRTPRNKKLSLSLKGARGNNLRNVDLEIPIGLLTCVTGVSGSGKSTLINNTLFPLSATALNGATTLEAAAHDSINGLQHLDKVVDIDQSPIGRTPRSNPATYTGLFTPIRELFAGVPESRSRGYGPGRFSFNVKGGRCEACQGDGLIKVEMHFLPDIYVPCDVCKSKRYNRETLEIKYKGKSIHEVLEMTIEEAREFFDPVPALARKLQTLMDVGLSYIKLGQSATTLSGGEAQRVKLSRELSKRDTGKTLYILDEPTTGLHFADIQQLLDVLHRLRDHGNTVVVIEHNLDVIKTADWLVDLGPEGGSKGGQIIAEGTPEQLAEMPQSHTGYYLKPLLTRDRA; translated from the coding sequence TTGGACAAGATCCTGATTCGTGGGGCCCGAACCCACAACCTGAAGAACATCGACCTGACCCTGCCACGGGACAAACTGATCGTCATCACCGGCCTGTCCGGATCCGGCAAATCGTCCCTGGCGTTCGACACGCTGTACGCCGAAGGCCAGCGTCGTTATGTCGAGTCGCTGTCGGCCTATGCCCGGCAATTCCTGTCGATGATGGAAAAACCCGATGTCGACACCATCGAAGGTTTGTCGCCGGCAATTTCCATCGAGCAGAAATCCACCTCGCACAACCCGCGCTCCACCGTGGGCACCATCACCGAGATCTACGACTACCTGCGCCTGCTATATGCCCGCGTGGGTACGCCACGCTGCCCGGATCACGACATCCCGCTGGAAGCCCAGACCGTCAGCCAGATGGTCGACCTGGTGCTGGCCCAGCCGGAAGGCAGCAAGCTGATGCTGCTGGCGCCGGTGATTCGCGAGCGCAAGGGCGAGCACCTGTCGGTCTTCGAGGAACTGCGCGCCCAGGGCTTCGTCCGTGCCCGGGTCAACGGCAAGCTCTACGAGCTGGATGAGCTGCCGAAGCTGGATAAACAGAAGAAGCACTCGATCGATGTGGTGGTCGACCGCTTCAAGGTCCGCGCCGACCTGCAGCAGCGTCTGGCCGAGTCGTTCGAGACCGCGCTGAAGCTGGCCGACGGTATCGCCCTGGTAGCGCCGATGGACGACGAGCCCGGCGAAGAAATCATCTTCTCCGCGCGCTTCGCCTGCCCGATCTGTGGTCACGCCATCAGCGAACTGGAACCCAAGCTGTTCTCCTTCAACAACCCGGCCGGTGCCTGCCCGACCTGCGATGGCCTGGGGGTCAAGCAGTTCTTCGACATCAAGCGCCTGGTCAATGGCGAGCTGACCCTGGCCGAGGGGGCGATTCGCGGCTGGGACAGGCGTAACGTCTATTACTTCCAGATGCTTGGCTCGCTGGCATCGCATTACGGCTTCAGCCTGGAAGTGCCGTTCAACCAGCTGCCGGCCGACCAGCAGAAGGTCATTCTCAACGGCAGCGGCACGCAGAACGTCGACTTCAAGTACCTCAACGATCGTGGCGATATCGTCAAACGCTCCCACCCGTTCGAAGGCATAGTGCCGAACCTGGAACGCCGCTACCGCGAGACCGAATCGGCCACCGTGCGCGAGGAGCTGGCCAAGTTCCTCAGCACCCAGCCGTGCCCGGATTGCCGTGGCACCCGCCTGCGTCGCGAAGCCCGCCACGTGTGGGTCGGCGAGAAGACGTTGCCGGCCGTTACCAGCCTGCCGATCGGCGATGCCACCGATTACTTCGGCACCCTGTCGCTAACCGGACGCCGTGGCGAGATTGCCGACAAGATCCTCAAGGAAATCCGCGAGCGTCTGCAGTTCCTGGTCAATGTCGGCCTGGATTACCTGACCCTGGATCGCAGCGCCGATACTCTGTCCGGCGGCGAGGCGCAGCGTATTCGTCTGGCCAGCCAGATCGGCGCCGGCCTGGTGGGGGTGATGTACATCCTCGACGAACCCTCCATCGGCCTGCACCAGCGCGACAACGATCGCTTGCTGGGCACCCTGAAACACCTTCGGGATATCGGCAATACGGTGATCGTGGTCGAACACGACGAGGACGCCATTCGCCTGGCCGACTATGTGGTGGACATCGGCCCGGGCGCTGGCGTGCATGGCGGACAGATCGTCGCCGAGGGCACTCCCGACGAGGTGATGTCCCATCCCGATTCGCTGACCGGCAAATACCTGTCAGGGCGCGTGAAAATCGCCGTGCCGGCCAAGCGTACGCCGCGCAACAAGAAGCTTTCTCTGTCCCTAAAAGGGGCTCGCGGCAACAACTTGCGCAACGTCGACCTGGAGATTCCGATCGGCCTGCTGACCTGCGTGACCGGTGTCTCCGGTTCGGGCAAGTCGACCCTGATCAACAACACCCTGTTCCCCCTCAGCGCTACGGCGCTGAACGGCGCGACCACGCTGGAAGCCGCTGCGCACGACAGCATCAACGGCCTGCAGCACCTGGACAAGGTGGTCGATATCGATCAAAGCCCGATCGGTCGTACCCCGCGCTCCAACCCGGCGACCTATACCGGGCTGTTCACGCCGATCCGCGAACTGTTTGCCGGGGTACCCGAATCGCGCTCGCGCGGCTACGGTCCGGGCCGCTTCTCCTTCAACGTCAAGGGCGGACGCTGCGAAGCCTGCCAGGGCGACGGCCTGATCAAGGTGGAAATGCACTTCCTGCCGGACATCTACGTGCCGTGCGATGTGTGCAAGAGCAAGCGCTACAACCGCGAAACCCTTGAGATCAAGTACAAGGGCAAGAGCATCCACGAGGTCCTGGAAATGACCATCGAGGAAGCGCGGGAGTTCTTCGACCCGGTGCCGGCGCTGGCGCGCAAGCTGCAGACGCTGATGGACGTGGGGCTTTCCTACATCAAGCTGGGGCAGTCGGCGACGACCTTGTCCGGCGGTGAGGCGCAGCGGGTCAAGCTGTCTCGCGAGCTGTCCAAACGTGACACCGGCAAGACCCTCTACATCCTCGACGAGCCAACCACCGGCCTGCACTTTGCCGATATCCAGCAGTTGCTGGACGTTCTGCATCGCCTGCGTGACCACGGCAACACCGTGGTGGTGATCGAACACAACCTGGACGTGATCAAGACCGCCGACTGGCTGGTGGACCTGGGGCCGGAAGGCGGTTCCAAGGGCGGACAGATCATTGCCGAGGGTACGCCGGAGCAGTTGGCAGAAATGCCGCAATCCCATACCGGCTACTACCTCAAGCCACTGCTGACCCGCGACCGGGCCTGA
- the bfr gene encoding bacterioferritin codes for MQGHPDVIDYLNTLLTGELAARDQYFIHSRMYEDWGFSKLYERINHEMEEETQHADALMRRILMLEGTPRMRPDDLDIGTTVPDMFAADLRLEYKVRAALCKGIELCEKHKDYVSRDILRVQLADTEEDHTYWLEKQLGLIKSIGLENYLQSQF; via the coding sequence ATGCAAGGTCACCCGGACGTAATCGATTACCTCAACACGTTGCTGACGGGCGAACTGGCGGCGCGTGACCAATATTTCATCCACTCGCGCATGTATGAGGACTGGGGCTTCAGCAAGCTCTACGAGCGCATCAATCATGAGATGGAAGAAGAGACTCAACATGCCGATGCATTGATGCGTCGCATCCTGATGCTCGAGGGCACGCCACGCATGCGCCCTGACGATCTGGATATCGGTACCACCGTGCCGGACATGTTCGCCGCCGACCTGCGCCTGGAGTACAAGGTCCGCGCTGCACTGTGCAAAGGCATCGAACTGTGCGAGAAGCACAAGGACTATGTCAGCCGCGACATCCTGCGTGTGCAGTTGGCCGATACCGAAGAAGACCATACCTACTGGCTGGAAAAGCAGTTGGGCTTGATCAAGTCGATCGGTCTGGAAAACTACCTGCAGTCGCAGTTCTGA
- a CDS encoding catalase, with translation MSQNKTLTTASGAPVADNQNSRSAGPRGPLLLDDFHLIEKLAHFNRENIPERRVHAKGSGAYGTFTVTRDITEYTSAKLFESVGKQTPTFLRFSTVGGERGSADTERDPRGFALKFYTEEGNWDIVGNNTPVFFIRDPLKFPDFIHTQKRLPQSNLKSGQAMWDFWSHSPEALHQVTILFSDRGIPDGYRHMHGFGSHTYSLINAKGERHWVKWHYKTQQGIKNLAPAEAARLAGTDPDYAQRDLFNAIERGDFPKWSVCIQIMTEAEAAAHYENPFDVTKTWSQKEFPLIEVGELELNRNPLNYFAEVEQAAFGPSNMVPGVGLSPDRMLQGRVFAYADAHRYRVGTNHQQLPVNAPRSPVNSYQRDGSMAFGSNGGAAPNYEPNSYADAPKQAPRYAEPALALSGAADRYDHREDTDYYSHAGALFRLMNDQQQALLINNIAGAMAGVSSDVVQRQLQHFFKADPAYGEGIAKALGVQLN, from the coding sequence ATGAGCCAAAACAAAACGCTTACCACCGCAAGTGGCGCTCCAGTCGCCGATAACCAGAATTCCCGTTCTGCTGGCCCTCGTGGCCCGCTGCTGCTCGATGATTTTCACCTGATCGAGAAGCTTGCCCACTTCAACCGTGAAAACATTCCTGAACGTCGCGTACACGCCAAGGGCTCGGGTGCCTATGGCACTTTCACAGTGACCCGCGACATCACCGAATACACCAGCGCCAAGCTTTTCGAGTCCGTGGGTAAGCAGACTCCTACCTTCCTGCGGTTCTCCACCGTAGGTGGCGAGCGTGGTTCGGCTGATACCGAACGCGACCCGCGCGGTTTTGCCCTGAAGTTCTATACCGAAGAAGGTAACTGGGACATCGTCGGCAACAACACGCCTGTGTTCTTCATTCGCGATCCACTGAAGTTTCCCGACTTTATCCACACCCAGAAACGTCTGCCGCAGAGCAACCTGAAGAGCGGCCAGGCCATGTGGGACTTCTGGTCACACTCTCCCGAGGCGCTGCACCAGGTCACCATCCTGTTCTCGGATCGCGGGATTCCGGACGGCTATCGTCATATGCACGGTTTCGGTAGCCACACCTACAGCTTGATCAACGCCAAGGGCGAGCGTCACTGGGTGAAATGGCACTACAAGACCCAGCAGGGCATCAAGAACCTGGCGCCGGCCGAGGCTGCCCGCCTGGCGGGTACCGATCCGGATTACGCCCAACGTGACCTGTTCAACGCGATCGAGCGCGGCGACTTCCCGAAATGGAGCGTATGCATTCAGATCATGACCGAGGCTGAGGCTGCCGCTCACTACGAGAACCCGTTCGACGTGACCAAGACCTGGTCGCAGAAGGAGTTCCCGCTGATCGAGGTCGGTGAGCTGGAGTTGAACCGCAACCCGCTGAACTACTTCGCGGAAGTCGAGCAGGCTGCCTTTGGTCCTAGCAACATGGTTCCAGGCGTCGGCCTGTCGCCGGACCGCATGCTGCAAGGCCGCGTATTCGCTTACGCCGATGCTCATCGCTATCGTGTCGGCACCAACCACCAGCAACTGCCGGTCAACGCCCCGCGCAGCCCGGTGAACAGCTACCAGCGCGACGGCTCCATGGCGTTTGGCAGCAATGGTGGCGCGGCACCGAACTATGAGCCGAACAGCTACGCCGATGCGCCGAAGCAGGCTCCTCGCTACGCGGAGCCGGCGCTGGCCCTCAGCGGTGCGGCGGACCGTTACGATCACCGCGAAGACACCGACTACTACAGCCATGCAGGCGCTCTGTTCCGCCTGATGAATGATCAGCAGCAAGCCCTGTTGATCAACAACATCGCCGGCGCAATGGCGGGTGTCAGCTCGGACGTGGTTCAGCGTCAACTGCAGCATTTCTTCAAGGCTGACCCGGCTTATGGAGAAGGAATCGCAAAGGCGTTGGGCGTACAGCTTAACTAA
- the rplQ gene encoding 50S ribosomal protein L17 yields the protein MRHRKSGRHLSRTSSHRKAMFQNMAVSLFEHELIKTTLPKAKELRRVAEPLITLAKTDSLANRRLAFDRTRSKAIVGKLFNDLGKRYATREGGYLRILKCGFRAGDNAPMAYVELVDRAVGGEAVSAE from the coding sequence ATGCGTCATCGTAAAAGTGGTCGTCACCTGAGCCGCACCAGCTCGCACCGCAAGGCCATGTTCCAAAACATGGCGGTGTCGCTGTTCGAGCACGAGCTGATCAAAACTACACTGCCGAAAGCTAAAGAACTGCGCCGCGTTGCTGAGCCGCTGATCACTTTGGCCAAGACAGACAGCCTGGCTAACCGCCGTCTGGCTTTCGACCGTACTCGTTCGAAAGCTATCGTTGGTAAGCTCTTCAACGACCTGGGCAAGCGTTACGCTACCCGTGAGGGTGGCTACCTGCGCATCCTCAAGTGCGGTTTCCGCGCTGGCGACAACGCGCCTATGGCGTACGTCGAGTTGGTTGATCGTGCTGTCGGCGGTGAAGCTGTATCCGCTGAGTAA
- a CDS encoding DNA-directed RNA polymerase subunit alpha, translated as MQISVNEFLTPRHIDVQVVSPTRAKITLEPLERGFGHTLGNALRRILLSSMPGCAVVEAEIDGVLHEYSAIEGVQEDVIEILLNLKGLAIKLHGRDEVTLTLSKKGSGVVTAADIQLDHDVEIVNPDHVIANLASNGALNMKLVVARGRGYEPADSRQSDEDESRSIGRLQLDSSFSPVRRIAYVVENARVEQRTNLDKLVIDLETNGTLDPEEAIRRAATILQQQLAAFVDLKGDSEPVVIEQEDEIDPILLRPVDDLELTVRSANCLKAENIYYIGDLIQRTEVELLKTPNLGKKSLTEIKDVLASRGLSLGMRLDNWPPASLKKDDKATA; from the coding sequence ATGCAGATTTCGGTAAATGAGTTCCTGACACCCCGCCATATTGATGTGCAGGTTGTCAGTCCAACCCGCGCCAAGATCACCCTCGAGCCTCTCGAGCGTGGTTTTGGCCACACCCTGGGCAACGCGCTGCGCCGCATCCTGTTGTCCTCAATGCCCGGCTGTGCAGTAGTCGAGGCCGAGATTGACGGTGTGCTCCACGAGTACAGCGCCATCGAAGGTGTACAGGAAGACGTAATTGAAATCCTGTTGAACCTTAAAGGTCTGGCTATCAAGCTGCACGGCCGTGACGAAGTTACGCTGACCTTGTCGAAGAAGGGTTCGGGGGTGGTTACCGCTGCCGATATTCAGCTGGATCATGATGTCGAGATCGTTAACCCCGATCACGTAATCGCTAACCTGGCGTCTAACGGCGCCCTGAACATGAAGCTCGTAGTAGCTCGTGGTCGTGGTTATGAACCGGCAGACTCGCGTCAGAGCGATGAAGACGAAAGCCGCAGCATCGGTCGCTTGCAGCTTGACTCTTCGTTCAGCCCGGTTCGCCGTATCGCATACGTGGTGGAAAACGCCCGTGTCGAGCAGCGTACCAACCTGGACAAGCTGGTTATTGATCTGGAAACCAACGGTACCCTGGATCCTGAAGAGGCTATCCGTCGTGCTGCAACCATCCTGCAACAGCAGTTGGCTGCATTCGTCGACCTCAAAGGTGACAGTGAGCCAGTGGTAATCGAGCAGGAAGACGAGATCGATCCGATCCTGCTTCGCCCGGTTGACGATCTGGAACTGACTGTACGTTCGGCTAACTGCCTTAAGGCGGAAAACATTTACTACATCGGCGACCTGATTCAGCGTACCGAAGTAGAGCTGTTGAAGACTCCGAACCTTGGCAAGAAATCCTTGACCGAAATCAAGGACGTTCTGGCCTCCCGCGGTCTGTCCCTCGGCATGCGCCTCGACAACTGGCCGCCTGCAAGTCTTAAGAAGGACGACAAGGCGACTGCCTGA
- the rpsD gene encoding 30S ribosomal protein S4, whose protein sequence is MARYIGPKCKLARREGTDLFLKSGVRAIESKCNIEAAPGIHGQRRGRQSDYGTQLREKQKVRRIYGVLERQFSGYYKEAAGKKGATGENLLQLLECRLDNVVYRMGFGSTRAESRQLVSHKSISVNGQTVNVPSYQVRAGDVVAVREKAKNQLRIVQALDLCAQRGRVEWVEVDTEKKSGVFKNVPARSDLSADINESLIVELYSK, encoded by the coding sequence ATGGCTCGTTACATTGGTCCAAAATGCAAACTGGCTCGTCGCGAAGGCACCGATCTCTTCCTGAAGAGCGGCGTGCGCGCTATCGAATCCAAGTGCAACATCGAAGCAGCACCTGGTATCCACGGCCAGCGCCGCGGTCGCCAGTCCGACTACGGCACCCAACTGCGTGAAAAGCAGAAGGTCCGTCGTATCTACGGCGTTCTCGAGCGTCAATTCAGCGGCTACTACAAAGAAGCTGCTGGCAAGAAGGGTGCAACCGGTGAAAACCTGCTGCAACTGCTCGAATGCCGTCTGGACAACGTTGTATACCGTATGGGCTTCGGTTCGACTCGTGCCGAATCCCGTCAGCTGGTATCGCACAAGTCGATCAGCGTAAACGGTCAGACCGTTAACGTTCCGTCCTACCAGGTTCGTGCTGGTGACGTGGTTGCTGTTCGCGAGAAAGCAAAAAACCAACTTCGCATTGTCCAAGCTCTCGATCTGTGTGCCCAACGTGGCCGCGTAGAATGGGTAGAAGTAGACACTGAGAAGAAATCGGGCGTTTTCAAGAACGTTCCAGCTCGCAGTGATCTGTCCGCCGACATCAACGAAAGCCTGATTGTCGAGCTCTACTCCAAGTAA
- the rpsK gene encoding 30S ribosomal protein S11 — translation MAKPAARPRKKIKKTVVDGIAHIHASFNNTIVTITDRQGNALSWATSGGSGFRGSRKSTPFAAQVAAERAGQAALEYGLKNLDVNVKGPGPGRESAVRALNGCGYKIASITDVTPIPHNGCRPPKKRRV, via the coding sequence ATGGCAAAACCTGCTGCTCGTCCTCGTAAAAAGATTAAAAAGACAGTGGTTGATGGCATCGCCCACATCCACGCGTCTTTCAACAACACCATCGTGACCATCACCGACCGTCAAGGTAACGCTCTTTCCTGGGCAACCTCCGGTGGTTCGGGTTTCCGCGGTTCCCGCAAGTCCACCCCGTTCGCTGCTCAAGTAGCTGCTGAGCGTGCTGGTCAAGCTGCGCTGGAATATGGCCTGAAAAACCTCGACGTTAACGTCAAGGGCCCAGGTCCAGGTCGTGAATCCGCAGTCCGCGCTTTGAACGGCTGTGGCTACAAGATCGCCAGCATCACCGACGTGACGCCAATCCCGCATAACGGGTGCCGTCCGCCGAAGAAGCGCCGCGTGTAA
- the rpsM gene encoding 30S ribosomal protein S13 produces the protein MARIAGVNIPDNKHTVISLTYIYGVGRTTAQKICAETGVNPAAKIKDLSDEQIEQLRGEVAKFTTEGDLRREINMKIKRLMDLGCYRGLRHRRGLPVRGQRTKTNARTRKGPRKPIRK, from the coding sequence ATGGCCCGTATTGCAGGCGTTAACATTCCAGATAACAAGCATACTGTTATCTCGCTGACCTACATCTATGGTGTTGGTCGCACGACTGCGCAGAAAATCTGTGCAGAGACTGGGGTCAACCCAGCCGCAAAGATCAAGGATCTGAGCGACGAGCAAATTGAACAGCTGCGTGGCGAAGTGGCGAAGTTCACCACTGAAGGTGACCTGCGTCGCGAAATCAACATGAAAATCAAACGCTTGATGGATCTGGGCTGCTACCGCGGTCTGCGCCATCGTCGTGGTCTTCCAGTGCGCGGTCAGCGTACCAAGACCAACGCGCGTACTCGCAAAGGTCCGCGTAAGCCGATCCGCAAGTAA
- the rpmJ gene encoding 50S ribosomal protein L36, protein MKVRASVKKLCRNCKIIRREGVVRVICSAEPRHKQRQG, encoded by the coding sequence ATGAAAGTTCGTGCATCGGTGAAAAAGCTGTGCCGTAACTGCAAGATTATTCGCCGCGAAGGTGTTGTTCGAGTAATTTGCAGCGCGGAACCGCGTCACAAACAGCGCCAAGGCTGA